One Arthrobacter sp. StoSoilB20 DNA segment encodes these proteins:
- a CDS encoding peptidase inhibitor family I36 protein, producing MKAFLRTAGILTVASASVLTGVTAAQAAPACSTARVCLYDNYWFTGTQRTYNWVASYVGDAANDKASSIVIGPPANIQSPYVYLYRDLNYSGHSVIFRGGNAVNDLRGVSMYAGVNWDDEISSIWG from the coding sequence GTGAAAGCATTCCTGCGTACAGCCGGCATTCTGACGGTTGCTTCGGCTTCGGTCTTAACCGGAGTCACCGCCGCGCAAGCCGCACCGGCTTGCTCCACGGCCCGCGTATGTCTCTACGACAACTACTGGTTCACCGGAACTCAGCGAACCTATAACTGGGTCGCATCGTATGTGGGTGACGCGGCAAACGATAAAGCCAGCTCAATAGTCATAGGCCCGCCTGCGAACATTCAATCGCCCTACGTGTATCTGTATCGGGATCTTAACTACTCAGGGCATTCGGTCATCTTCCGGGGTGGCAACGCCGTCAACGACCTTCGGGGCGTGTCAATGTATGCCGGCGTGAACTGGGATGACGAAATCTCCAGCATCTGGGGTTAG
- a CDS encoding TOPRIM nucleotidyl transferase/hydrolase domain-containing protein, translating into MTTVFVEGESDRLAVNALAHRLGHDLQKQHVSIVPMGGATNIVHFLDRYGPQGENHRLLGLCDSGESRGITRAFSRAGFGAASLNDLGFQVCEADLEDELIRCLGVDEVLNVIASEGELGSFELLRRQPSLRGRPIEAQLRRFFGGRSGNKIRYAPLLVSGLPSGKAPPPLARLVASFDM; encoded by the coding sequence ATGACGACAGTGTTCGTGGAAGGCGAGAGCGACCGTCTGGCCGTGAACGCGTTGGCCCACCGCCTTGGTCATGACCTGCAAAAGCAACACGTCAGCATCGTCCCAATGGGTGGGGCCACGAACATTGTCCACTTCCTCGACCGCTACGGACCGCAAGGGGAAAACCATCGACTGCTGGGTCTCTGCGATTCCGGAGAATCCCGGGGCATCACCCGAGCCTTCAGCAGGGCCGGTTTCGGGGCCGCTTCCTTGAACGACCTGGGGTTCCAGGTCTGTGAGGCTGATTTGGAGGATGAACTTATTCGTTGCCTGGGCGTCGATGAGGTGCTCAACGTGATCGCCAGTGAAGGTGAGCTTGGCTCGTTCGAACTTCTCCGGCGACAACCCTCGTTGCGGGGCCGGCCCATTGAGGCTCAACTGCGGAGGTTTTTCGGTGGGCGCAGCGGCAATAAGATCCGGTACGCGCCCCTCCTGGTGTCTGGGCTGCCTTCCGGCAAGGCACCACCCCCGCTGGCTCGCTTGGTGGCATCTTTTGATATGTGA